In Acidimicrobiales bacterium, a genomic segment contains:
- a CDS encoding phosphoglycerate mutase family protein, which produces MTILLVRHAKAFNRYRWEGDDRLRPLTKKGREQAGLLVDALAPLAPERILSSPYTRCVQTVEPLAETLDLPVEQTEALAEGHTPSALHLLRSLADQTAVTCGHGDVIPEILWALGDRDGIKLPSDMRWAKGSTWVLEGAGGRFTSAAYLPPGRPPTPRPA; this is translated from the coding sequence ATGACGATCCTTCTTGTCCGCCACGCCAAGGCCTTCAACCGCTACCGGTGGGAGGGCGACGACCGTCTCCGCCCGCTCACGAAGAAGGGAAGAGAGCAGGCCGGCCTGCTCGTCGACGCCTTGGCGCCCCTCGCCCCCGAGCGGATCCTGTCGAGCCCGTACACCCGCTGCGTACAGACGGTCGAACCCCTGGCCGAGACGCTGGACCTCCCGGTCGAGCAGACGGAGGCGCTGGCCGAGGGGCACACGCCGTCCGCCCTTCACCTCCTGCGGTCGCTGGCGGACCAGACAGCGGTGACCTGCGGCCACGGCGACGTGATACCCGAGATCCTGTGGGCGCTGGGCGACCGTGACGGGATCAAGCTGCCGTCGGACATGCGCTGGGCGAAGGGATCGACCTGGGTGCTCGAGGGCGCAGGCGGGCGCTTCACCAGTGCTGCCTACCTGCCGCCCGGTCGACCTCCGACGCCGCGCCCCGCCTGA
- a CDS encoding DegV family protein: protein MHDIALVADSSACLPQALAPALGIRVLPITVHLPDADFLDGVDRLTRGVYRALEHDEPVKSSPPSVVEYFAAIEQAGARSVIVVTPATEFTTMYRNARLAAEMAGPHVTVVDSRTAAAGHGLVVLAGAAAVSAGASPAEVVRTIEHASARVDLVASLENLGPIRRSGRVPSVALDVAGRLGVRPVFRMRFGAVEPLASPRDTGAALAGIQREWAAGGGPDADQSAIFHADCPDLAERLEHRLGSVDHVVELSAAMGIHTGRRVVGAAWLQPETTRT, encoded by the coding sequence ATGCACGACATCGCACTCGTGGCCGACTCGAGCGCCTGCCTGCCGCAAGCGCTCGCCCCCGCCCTCGGCATCCGCGTCCTTCCCATCACCGTCCACCTGCCCGACGCCGACTTCCTCGATGGAGTCGACCGACTGACGCGAGGCGTCTACCGCGCCCTGGAACACGACGAGCCCGTCAAGTCGAGCCCACCATCGGTCGTAGAGTACTTCGCCGCCATCGAGCAGGCCGGCGCCCGCTCGGTGATCGTGGTGACCCCGGCGACCGAGTTCACGACCATGTACCGCAACGCCCGCCTCGCCGCCGAGATGGCCGGTCCCCATGTGACGGTGGTCGACTCTCGCACCGCGGCAGCCGGTCACGGGCTGGTGGTCCTGGCTGGCGCCGCCGCCGTGTCGGCCGGCGCCTCTCCCGCGGAGGTCGTCCGCACCATCGAGCACGCGTCAGCCCGCGTCGATCTGGTGGCCTCTCTCGAGAACCTCGGCCCGATCCGCCGCAGTGGTCGAGTCCCGTCGGTCGCCCTCGACGTCGCCGGACGACTGGGCGTGCGCCCGGTGTTCCGCATGCGCTTCGGCGCCGTGGAGCCACTGGCCAGCCCCAGGGACACGGGAGCAGCACTGGCGGGTATCCAGCGTGAGTGGGCGGCGGGCGGCGGCCCCGATGCCGACCAGTCGGCGATATTCCACGCCGACTGCCCCGACCTGGCCGAGCGCCTGGAGCACCGCCTGGGCTCGGTCGACCACGTGGTCGAGCTGAGCGCGGCCATGGGAATCCACACCGGCCGTCGGGTCGTCGGCGCCGCGTGGCTGCAACCGGAGACCACCAGGACCTGA
- a CDS encoding inorganic diphosphatase — translation MDIVAVIEIPKGSRNKYEADHETGVIWLDRLLFTATQYPADYGYVPDTLADDGDPLDVLVLGDEPTFPGCHIRARAVGVFLMTDEKGRDSKLLSVPATDPRWETVHDIGDLPPFLLEEIWHFFDVYKQIEPGKETTVHGWEGAESATAEVERARQRATEN, via the coding sequence GTGGACATCGTTGCCGTCATCGAGATCCCCAAGGGCTCCCGGAACAAGTACGAGGCCGACCACGAGACCGGGGTCATCTGGCTCGACCGCCTGCTCTTCACCGCCACCCAGTACCCGGCCGACTACGGCTACGTACCGGACACCCTGGCCGACGACGGAGACCCGCTCGACGTCCTCGTCCTCGGCGACGAGCCCACGTTCCCCGGCTGTCACATCCGCGCCAGAGCGGTCGGCGTCTTCCTGATGACGGACGAGAAGGGCCGGGACAGCAAGTTGTTGAGCGTGCCGGCGACGGACCCACGATGGGAGACGGTGCACGACATCGGCGACCTGCCGCCGTTCTTGCTCGAGGAGATCTGGCATTTCTTCGACGTCTACAAGCAGATCGAGCCCGGCAAGGAAACGACCGTCCACGGGTGGGAGGGCGCCGAGTCGGCGACGGCCGAGGTGGAGCGCGCCCGCCAGCGGGCCACCGAGAACTAG
- a CDS encoding FAD-binding oxidoreductase, with the protein MGERRRSWWGWGWEDQALDDAQRRALAKAVGASLGRDDLEPAAPPALEQIDLPAPRVRAPASLAAICSDTPYDRAAHTYGKSFRDVVRAFHGDLEHSPDIVARPRHEQDVVGVLDWCGDAGLAAIPYGGGSSVVGGVEGDVGDAFPGVVSIDLGRLDEVVEIDAVSRAARIQAGTLGPALEDQLRPHGYTLRHFPQSFEHSSLGGWLATRSGGHYATNYTHIDDFVESLRAVTPAGVIETRRLPGSGAGPSPDRLLLGSEGILGVITEAWMRIQDRPRFRASAGVRFTSLEAGAAAARAVAQAGLFPTNCRLLDQGEAATSAGIADENALLVLGFESADHPLEAWISRAVECCADHGGWVPDGVRASSSEGAAGAWRSAFLRAPYTRDAMVALGCVAETFETAVTWAGFDALHRGVIEAVTSALAEVCGGGSVTCRFTHVYPDGPAPYFTVLAPSRHGDQIAQWREVKEAASEAVLAHGGTITHHHAVGREHRPWYDRQRPELFAAALRAAKTTLDPAWILNPGVLVDR; encoded by the coding sequence GTGGGCGAGCGTCGGCGGTCGTGGTGGGGATGGGGCTGGGAGGACCAGGCTCTCGACGACGCGCAGCGGCGCGCCCTGGCCAAGGCGGTCGGGGCGTCGCTGGGTCGGGACGACCTCGAGCCGGCGGCACCCCCGGCGCTCGAGCAGATCGACCTTCCTGCGCCCCGAGTCCGCGCTCCTGCTTCGCTCGCTGCCATCTGCTCCGACACCCCCTACGACCGCGCCGCGCACACCTACGGCAAGTCGTTTCGCGACGTGGTCCGGGCGTTCCACGGCGACCTGGAGCACTCCCCCGACATCGTGGCCCGACCCCGCCACGAACAGGACGTCGTCGGCGTGCTCGACTGGTGCGGAGACGCGGGGCTGGCTGCCATCCCCTACGGCGGCGGCTCGTCGGTCGTCGGTGGCGTCGAGGGTGACGTGGGCGACGCCTTCCCGGGTGTCGTCTCGATCGACCTCGGCCGACTCGACGAGGTCGTCGAGATCGACGCGGTGTCCCGGGCGGCCCGGATCCAGGCGGGGACCCTCGGCCCCGCCTTGGAGGACCAGCTCCGACCCCACGGCTACACGCTGCGCCACTTCCCGCAGTCGTTCGAGCACAGCAGTCTGGGAGGCTGGCTGGCCACCCGGTCAGGGGGCCACTACGCCACCAACTACACCCACATCGACGACTTCGTGGAGTCTCTGCGCGCCGTCACCCCAGCAGGAGTGATCGAGACTCGGCGCCTCCCGGGTTCCGGAGCCGGACCCTCGCCCGATCGGCTCCTCCTCGGATCCGAAGGGATCCTCGGTGTGATCACCGAGGCATGGATGCGGATCCAGGATCGCCCCCGGTTCAGAGCCTCCGCCGGCGTGCGGTTCACCTCCCTCGAGGCGGGGGCGGCAGCCGCCCGCGCCGTCGCGCAGGCCGGGCTGTTTCCGACGAACTGCCGGCTCCTCGACCAGGGCGAGGCGGCCACATCGGCCGGCATCGCGGACGAGAACGCCCTGCTCGTCCTCGGCTTCGAGTCCGCCGACCACCCACTCGAGGCGTGGATCTCACGAGCCGTCGAGTGCTGTGCCGACCACGGCGGGTGGGTTCCCGACGGGGTACGGGCGTCCTCGAGCGAGGGCGCGGCAGGCGCCTGGCGCTCGGCGTTCCTCCGAGCGCCCTACACCCGCGACGCCATGGTCGCCCTCGGTTGTGTGGCCGAGACGTTCGAGACGGCTGTCACATGGGCGGGATTCGACGCACTCCATCGCGGGGTGATCGAAGCGGTCACCTCGGCGCTGGCCGAGGTCTGCGGCGGCGGGTCAGTGACCTGCCGCTTCACCCACGTGTACCCGGACGGGCCCGCTCCTTACTTCACCGTGCTCGCCCCCAGCCGCCATGGCGACCAGATCGCCCAGTGGCGGGAGGTCAAGGAGGCGGCCAGCGAGGCCGTCCTCGCTCACGGGGGCACCATCACCCACCACCACGCGGTCGGGCGGGAGCACCGTCCCTGGTACGACCGCCAACGGCCGGAGCTTTTCGCCGCCGCTCTCCGAGCGGCCAAGACCACCCTTGATCCGGCGTGGATCCTCAATCCCGGGGTGCTCGTTGACCGCTGA